One Candidatus Poribacteria bacterium DNA segment encodes these proteins:
- a CDS encoding WD40 repeat domain-containing protein yields MRKRLPYVGMVLAVFYTAFATPLISVSAEPLSPIWSIEFSPDGKTIAVGKYQWIELWDLETQRLIHTYEPHAGEVRGLKFSSQNASNTENQQATPLRLYASGGIAAQSGEIRVWDVDSEELIDSFEIHGDTIESIALNPSSTTLLTASMDEFSAVIDLTLLSDATTPIDEHAKWLTQHVGRVLCTLYHPEGAYFVTGSEDKTIKVWHPDTFNVLVNFDANDDAVYSLAYSANEGVIVSGSADNTVRTWRVASAENGEGVPMEQDALRMTGALVREYNGHQGAIYSVDCGMVSRRANNRMAVIASGSADTSVIIWNLRSGNRYRTFDESTDAVYAVQLSPDGERVAAGGRDGKLRIWNLRKRTLTHEF; encoded by the coding sequence ATGCGTAAAAGACTTCCCTATGTAGGAATGGTGCTGGCGGTGTTCTACACTGCCTTCGCAACGCCTCTCATCTCGGTTTCCGCTGAGCCGCTATCCCCGATTTGGTCCATTGAATTCAGTCCCGACGGCAAGACAATCGCTGTCGGGAAATATCAGTGGATTGAACTCTGGGACTTGGAGACGCAACGCCTTATTCATACGTATGAACCACACGCTGGCGAAGTCCGAGGCCTCAAATTCTCGTCGCAAAATGCTTCCAATACCGAAAATCAGCAAGCAACACCTTTAAGGCTCTATGCAAGCGGTGGGATCGCTGCGCAAAGCGGTGAAATACGGGTGTGGGATGTTGATTCTGAGGAGCTGATAGACAGCTTTGAGATTCACGGAGATACCATTGAATCTATTGCCCTCAATCCAAGCAGCACAACATTGCTCACTGCAAGTATGGATGAATTCAGTGCTGTCATTGATTTAACGCTACTCTCGGATGCTACGACGCCGATAGACGAACACGCGAAATGGCTCACCCAACACGTTGGAAGGGTCCTCTGTACATTGTATCATCCTGAAGGCGCTTATTTCGTCACCGGTAGTGAGGATAAAACCATAAAGGTATGGCATCCCGACACCTTCAACGTCTTAGTGAACTTTGATGCGAATGATGATGCCGTCTATAGCCTCGCGTATTCCGCCAATGAGGGTGTAATAGTCTCTGGCTCTGCTGATAACACTGTCCGGACTTGGCGTGTTGCGTCGGCTGAAAATGGCGAAGGGGTCCCGATGGAACAAGACGCGCTGCGAATGACTGGAGCACTTGTGCGAGAATATAATGGACATCAAGGTGCTATCTATAGTGTTGATTGTGGAATGGTCTCCAGGCGAGCAAATAATCGGATGGCTGTCATCGCATCGGGGAGCGCAGACACTTCTGTAATTATATGGAATCTCCGTTCCGGCAACCGCTATAGGACCTTTGACGAATCAACCGATGCCGTTTATGCCGTCCAGCTTAGCCCGGACGGTGAACGCGTTGCCGCAGGCGGACGCGACGGTAAATTAAGAATATGGAATCTCCGAAAACGCACCTTAACCCACGAATTCTAA